In a genomic window of Deinococcus ruber:
- a CDS encoding alpha/beta fold hydrolase gives MTSPDRDHSQKHEQEDIEHELQDASFDSDGESDSDENDFFDAPEDAGLERLNGADLYYEVAGPPDAPAVVFLHGGPGYNSYSFRALMGESLHAYRMVYTDMRGSGRSGPLSETDQGDAALDIDTLVADLEALREHLELERITPLGHGFGALVALEYGRRYPVRTAKVVVVNPWLHFPDLALTLLAEASAMRGADLDDPADRIKANTPEGEYPAVGEARLEAAFSLVNARDLLNALQFTDAPTRMRLEYADVEGQLLGGGEVQQALVTQGLWSFEYPPFLMEQKRPVYVIAGTQDRTSYPEQVGWLEDLIQADVTLLNAGHYPWLDDEDGFLEALERAVVG, from the coding sequence ATGACCTCTCCAGACCGCGACCACTCTCAGAAACACGAGCAGGAAGACATCGAACACGAGTTGCAGGACGCCAGCTTTGACAGCGACGGTGAGAGCGACTCTGACGAGAACGACTTCTTCGACGCGCCGGAAGACGCTGGCCTGGAGCGCCTGAACGGGGCCGATCTGTATTACGAGGTCGCGGGGCCACCAGACGCTCCAGCCGTGGTCTTTCTGCATGGCGGCCCCGGCTACAACAGCTATTCGTTCCGGGCGCTGATGGGCGAATCGCTGCACGCCTACCGTATGGTGTACACCGATATGCGCGGCAGCGGGCGCAGTGGGCCGCTTTCCGAAACAGATCAGGGCGACGCCGCGCTCGACATCGATACGCTGGTGGCCGATCTCGAAGCGTTGCGCGAGCACCTGGAACTGGAGCGCATCACGCCGCTGGGGCACGGCTTCGGCGCGCTGGTGGCGCTGGAGTACGGGCGCAGGTATCCGGTACGAACCGCGAAGGTGGTGGTGGTCAATCCGTGGCTGCACTTCCCCGACCTCGCTCTGACGCTGCTGGCCGAGGCGAGCGCCATGCGCGGCGCAGACCTCGACGACCCGGCAGACCGCATCAAGGCCAACACGCCGGAAGGTGAGTACCCGGCGGTGGGCGAGGCGCGGCTGGAGGCGGCGTTTTCGCTGGTCAATGCCCGCGACCTGCTGAATGCACTCCAGTTCACCGACGCGCCCACGCGCATGCGCCTGGAATACGCCGACGTGGAAGGGCAGCTGCTGGGCGGCGGTGAAGTGCAGCAGGCACTGGTGACTCAGGGACTGTGGAGCTTCGAATATCCGCCCTTCCTGATGGAGCAGAAGCGTCCGGTCTACGTGATTGCCGGAACGCAGGACCGCACCAGTTACCCCGAGCAGGTCGGCTGGCTGGAAGACCTGATTCAGGCCGACGTGACCCTGCTGAACGCCGGGCATTACCCGTGGCTCGACGACGAAGACGGTTTTCTGGAAGCGCTGGAACGGGCGGTGGTGGGCTAA
- the aguB gene encoding N-carbamoylputrescine amidase: protein MTTPASVNLAVIQMHMTDTLEDNLSRAEAHVRDAARQGANVVLLPELFENLYFCQVEREEYFALAHPVQNHPFLGRFQNLAAELGVVLPVSFFEAAGQAHYNSLATIDADGTLLGVYRKSHIPDGPGYEEKYYFNGGDTGFKVWDTRYGRVGVGICWDQWYPETARAMMLLGADFLLYPTAIGSEPAEVETPNNQSMWQRAMQGHAVSNSSYVAAANRTGKEIVGGLEQTYYGHAFIANYTGEIVAEFGADEEGALLHALNLIEARRFRAGMGFFRDRRPELYGPLMTLDGHTRRG from the coding sequence ATGACCACACCCGCCTCTGTCAACCTTGCCGTGATTCAGATGCACATGACCGATACCCTCGAAGACAACCTCAGCCGCGCCGAGGCGCATGTACGTGACGCTGCCCGGCAGGGAGCCAACGTCGTGCTGCTGCCGGAACTCTTCGAGAATCTGTATTTCTGTCAGGTCGAGCGCGAGGAGTATTTCGCGCTGGCCCACCCCGTCCAGAACCATCCGTTTCTGGGCCGTTTTCAGAATCTGGCCGCCGAACTGGGCGTGGTGCTGCCCGTCAGCTTCTTCGAGGCGGCGGGGCAGGCGCATTACAACAGTCTGGCGACCATCGACGCCGACGGCACGCTGCTGGGCGTGTACCGCAAGAGCCACATTCCCGATGGCCCCGGCTACGAGGAAAAGTACTATTTCAACGGCGGCGATACCGGCTTCAAGGTCTGGGACACCCGGTACGGGCGGGTGGGCGTGGGTATCTGCTGGGATCAGTGGTATCCGGAAACCGCCCGCGCCATGATGCTGCTGGGAGCAGACTTCCTGCTGTACCCGACCGCCATCGGCAGCGAACCCGCCGAGGTCGAAACGCCCAACAACCAATCGATGTGGCAGCGGGCGATGCAGGGCCACGCGGTCAGCAACAGCAGCTATGTGGCGGCTGCCAACCGCACCGGGAAGGAGATTGTCGGCGGTCTGGAGCAGACGTATTACGGTCACGCCTTCATTGCCAATTACACCGGGGAGATCGTGGCGGAATTCGGCGCGGACGAAGAAGGAGCGCTGCTGCACGCGCTGAATCTGATCGAAGCTCGGCGGTTCAGGGCGGGCATGGGCTTTTTCCGAGACCGCAGGCCAGAACTGTACGGCCCGCTGATGACGCTCGACGGTCATACCCGGCGCGGCTGA
- a CDS encoding M23 family metallopeptidase encodes MRRLLVLACFLVALALLGGWLWPQLQSALRYADLLRQPAPTAASLALPLPGVRFADTWGGARSEGRRHEGVDIFAPRNTRILAATGGVVSRIGEDRLGGRTVTVTGPGGYHHYYAHLERYPALKEGQWITAGTVVGYVGDSGNAQGTPTHLHYGVYTPMWTAINPYPLLRTTSGGGQRGARE; translated from the coding sequence ATGCGCCGTCTTCTGGTCCTGGCTTGTTTTCTGGTCGCGCTCGCCCTGCTGGGTGGGTGGCTGTGGCCTCAGCTTCAATCAGCGCTGCGCTACGCCGATCTGCTGCGCCAGCCCGCACCGACGGCGGCCAGTCTGGCACTTCCGCTGCCGGGTGTGCGCTTTGCCGACACCTGGGGTGGTGCCCGCAGCGAGGGGCGCAGGCATGAGGGCGTGGATATTTTTGCGCCGCGCAATACCCGGATTCTTGCGGCGACGGGGGGCGTGGTGTCGCGCATCGGGGAAGACCGACTGGGTGGGCGCACCGTCACCGTCACCGGGCCGGGCGGCTATCACCACTACTACGCGCATCTGGAGCGGTATCCGGCGCTGAAGGAAGGCCAGTGGATCACGGCGGGCACGGTGGTCGGGTATGTGGGCGACAGCGGCAACGCCCAGGGTACGCCCACGCACCTGCATTACGGCGTGTATACCCCGATGTGGACGGCCATCAATCCGTATCCGCTGCTCAGGACGACTTCCGGAGGAGGCCAGCGAGGAGCGAGGGAGTGA
- a CDS encoding antibiotic biosynthesis monooxygenase family protein produces MITVMNRIFVNPDHADAFEERFLNRARMVDQMPGFISNQVLRPVAPSDPYIVLTVWNSREDFDAWTTSEAFTQGHARSGTLPKEAFSGPNKLELHEVLQDSSRPDLTPEPRGKPLGGH; encoded by the coding sequence ATGATCACCGTGATGAACCGTATTTTCGTGAACCCCGACCACGCCGACGCCTTCGAGGAGCGCTTTCTGAACCGCGCCCGCATGGTCGATCAGATGCCCGGCTTCATCAGCAATCAGGTGCTGCGGCCCGTTGCGCCCAGCGACCCGTATATCGTGCTGACCGTGTGGAACAGCCGCGAAGACTTCGACGCCTGGACGACTTCCGAGGCGTTTACGCAGGGCCACGCTCGCAGCGGCACCCTGCCCAAAGAAGCCTTCAGCGGGCCAAATAAGCTGGAGTTGCACGAGGTTCTTCAGGACTCCAGCCGCCCCGACCTGACGCCGGAACCCAGGGGAAAACCGCTCGGCGGACACTGA
- a CDS encoding cation:proton antiporter → MNVFALTSLLVSLTALCAYLNTRFLKLPVTVGVVIVGLLLAVVTSALAGLGVAPAREAVSVLAGVKFNDVLFQGVLSFLLFAGALGLNTDVLLKQRGAVLTFALVSTALSIVLVGALVYLLLDVAGLHVSPLLALLFGAIISPTDPVAVLDLLKRARVPARLESLIAGESLFNDGVGVVAFTILAALAFGSSHHEVTGVLDVLRLFLQEAVGGAFFGWLLGLAAWWLLRQVDDYLTEVLLTLAVVTGGNLLASWLGVSGPLAMVVAGLLIGRVRERGIVSDASRPHFDAFWHLTEEVLNVGLFVLIALEAVAVNFSLKSLLLGLACVVIVLAARAVSVRLPMVVLRRHYDFTPFTSQIMTWGGLRGGIAVALAFSMPPGNTQTLFLVLTYVVVVFSIVVQGLSMGRLVAKVNEEAVKPQT, encoded by the coding sequence ATGAACGTTTTTGCTCTGACCTCCCTGCTGGTCAGCCTGACCGCCCTGTGTGCGTATCTGAACACCCGGTTTCTGAAATTGCCCGTGACGGTGGGCGTGGTGATCGTCGGCCTGTTGCTGGCGGTGGTCACGTCGGCGCTGGCCGGGCTGGGTGTGGCTCCGGCGCGGGAAGCCGTGTCGGTGCTGGCAGGCGTCAAGTTCAACGACGTGCTGTTTCAGGGCGTCCTGAGTTTTCTGCTGTTTGCCGGAGCGCTGGGCCTGAATACCGACGTGCTCCTGAAACAGCGCGGCGCGGTGCTGACCTTTGCGCTGGTTTCGACGGCCCTGTCTATCGTGCTGGTGGGCGCACTGGTGTATCTGCTGCTGGACGTGGCCGGGCTGCACGTCTCGCCACTGCTGGCACTGCTGTTCGGGGCCATCATTTCGCCCACCGACCCGGTGGCGGTGCTCGACCTGCTCAAACGCGCCCGCGTTCCTGCCAGACTCGAATCGCTGATCGCGGGCGAGTCGCTGTTCAATGACGGCGTGGGCGTGGTGGCCTTCACTATTCTGGCCGCGCTGGCGTTCGGCAGCAGTCACCACGAGGTCACGGGCGTACTCGACGTGCTGCGGCTCTTTCTTCAGGAAGCGGTGGGCGGCGCGTTTTTCGGCTGGCTGCTGGGTCTGGCTGCGTGGTGGCTGCTGCGGCAGGTCGATGACTACCTGACCGAAGTGCTACTGACCCTGGCAGTGGTCACGGGCGGCAATCTGCTGGCGAGCTGGCTGGGCGTGTCGGGGCCGCTGGCGATGGTGGTCGCGGGCCTGCTGATCGGACGGGTCAGAGAACGCGGCATCGTCTCAGATGCCTCCCGACCCCATTTCGACGCCTTCTGGCACCTGACGGAAGAGGTGCTGAACGTCGGCCTCTTCGTACTGATCGCGCTGGAAGCGGTGGCCGTCAACTTCTCGCTGAAAAGCCTGCTGCTGGGGCTGGCGTGCGTCGTCATCGTGCTGGCAGCGCGGGCCGTCAGTGTGCGGCTGCCGATGGTGGTGCTGCGCCGCCACTACGATTTCACCCCGTTCACCTCACAGATCATGACCTGGGGAGGGCTGCGCGGCGGCATCGCGGTGGCGCTGGCCTTCAGCATGCCGCCCGGCAACACGCAGACACTGTTTCTGGTACTCACATACGTGGTGGTGGTCTTCTCGATTGTGGTTCAGGGCCTGAGCATGGGTCGGCTGGTGGCAAAGGTCAACGAAGAAGCCGTCAAGCCGCAGACCTAG
- a CDS encoding potassium channel family protein, with translation MLALLIGVSSSGYHFIEGWDWSDSVYMTLMVLTTVGFGEVHPLHPAGKAFTNVLMVAGIGLMLYLLSLLAESTLRGVLDPATLKRRKERRLRMLKDHTVVCGYGQVGEAVGAALLSAGRTVIVVDDNPERLALAASHGLHTLEGDATDEEVLKRAGLEKAAALVSVISSDPANLYVVLSARSLMPQLTIIARASDESAARKMRRAGASEVVNPYQLSGNRIAGLMLAPHLAQFLHGTAASDHFTVREIAVPEPDVGRSVEAFGQRSGALVVAIWRDGHPLRAQPDELLRPTDTLLLAGTAREVAAAGGR, from the coding sequence ATGCTGGCTCTGCTGATCGGTGTCAGCAGCAGCGGCTATCACTTCATCGAGGGATGGGACTGGTCGGACAGCGTGTACATGACCCTGATGGTGCTGACCACCGTGGGCTTTGGAGAGGTTCATCCGCTGCATCCGGCAGGCAAGGCGTTTACCAACGTGCTGATGGTGGCGGGCATCGGCCTGATGCTGTACCTGCTGAGTCTGCTGGCCGAAAGTACCCTGCGCGGCGTGCTCGATCCGGCGACCCTGAAGCGCAGAAAGGAGCGGCGACTGCGAATGCTGAAAGATCATACGGTGGTGTGCGGTTACGGACAGGTCGGGGAAGCAGTGGGCGCGGCGCTGCTGAGCGCGGGCCGCACCGTGATCGTGGTCGACGACAACCCCGAGCGGCTGGCGCTGGCGGCCTCACACGGGCTGCACACGCTGGAGGGCGACGCCACCGATGAGGAAGTGCTCAAGCGGGCCGGGCTGGAAAAGGCCGCCGCACTGGTGAGCGTCATCAGCAGTGACCCGGCCAACTTGTATGTGGTGCTGTCGGCCCGCAGCCTGATGCCGCAACTCACCATCATTGCGCGGGCCAGCGATGAGAGCGCGGCCCGCAAGATGCGCCGTGCCGGGGCCAGCGAGGTGGTCAATCCGTATCAGCTCAGCGGCAACCGCATCGCTGGCCTGATGTTGGCTCCGCATCTGGCACAGTTTCTGCACGGCACGGCGGCTTCCGACCACTTCACGGTGCGCGAGATCGCCGTGCCGGAGCCGGATGTGGGCCGCAGTGTGGAAGCTTTCGGGCAGCGCAGCGGCGCACTGGTGGTCGCCATCTGGCGCGACGGCCACCCGCTGCGTGCTCAGCCAGACGAGCTGCTGCGGCCCACCGATACGCTGCTGCTTGCCGGAACAGCCCGTGAGGTGGCGGCGGCGGGCGGCAGGTAG
- a CDS encoding agmatine deiminase family protein, with translation MKVYMPSDVSPRELGFAMPPEWAAHAATWMSWPADDELWFGHLDAVRAEYAELVRTVARFESVHLLVRDQESEDDARLRLGTLGQVQLHRVPLDDVWIRDNGPIFVRNEAGEVALTDWKFNSWGEKFQWKNDDRVPEYVAETLHMPRWNMQTVLEGGAIEVNGDGVALVTRSCLLTPTRNPGMTEADYSDLLSRTLGLDKLLWLDAGLENDHTDGHIDTITRFTDAQTIVTSVEPRAADANHKVMQRNLEALREMQDGEERPFRIIELPLPAARLEGAEGRLPPTYANFYIGNGFVVVPQYGDANDEHALEVLTPLFPGREVIGLSSRAIIEGGGSFHCMTQQQPEGEKWSGVER, from the coding sequence ATGAAGGTTTACATGCCGTCCGACGTTTCGCCCCGCGAGCTTGGGTTTGCCATGCCCCCCGAGTGGGCCGCACACGCCGCCACCTGGATGAGCTGGCCCGCAGACGATGAGCTGTGGTTCGGGCATCTGGATGCGGTGCGGGCCGAATATGCCGAACTGGTCCGCACGGTTGCGCGGTTCGAGTCGGTTCATCTGCTGGTGCGCGACCAGGAGAGCGAAGACGACGCCCGCCTGCGCCTGGGTACGCTGGGTCAGGTTCAGCTGCACCGCGTTCCGCTCGATGACGTGTGGATCAGAGACAACGGCCCGATCTTCGTGCGGAACGAGGCGGGCGAGGTGGCCCTGACCGACTGGAAGTTCAACAGCTGGGGCGAAAAATTCCAGTGGAAGAACGATGACCGCGTGCCCGAGTATGTGGCGGAAACGCTGCACATGCCCCGCTGGAACATGCAGACCGTGCTGGAAGGCGGGGCCATCGAGGTCAACGGCGACGGCGTGGCGCTGGTCACGCGCTCGTGTCTGCTCACGCCCACCCGCAACCCCGGCATGACCGAGGCCGATTACAGCGACCTGCTGAGCCGGACGCTGGGCCTGGATAAACTGCTGTGGCTCGATGCGGGCCTGGAAAACGACCACACCGACGGGCACATCGACACCATCACCCGCTTCACCGATGCCCAGACCATCGTGACGAGCGTGGAACCGAGGGCCGCCGATGCCAACCACAAGGTCATGCAGCGAAATCTGGAAGCCCTGCGCGAGATGCAGGACGGCGAGGAGCGCCCCTTCCGGATCATCGAACTGCCGCTGCCCGCCGCCCGTCTGGAAGGCGCGGAAGGCCGCCTGCCCCCGACTTACGCCAATTTCTACATCGGAAACGGCTTCGTGGTGGTGCCGCAGTACGGCGACGCCAACGACGAACACGCTCTGGAAGTCCTGACGCCGCTGTTTCCGGGCCGCGAGGTGATCGGGCTAAGCAGCCGCGCCATCATCGAGGGGGGCGGCAGCTTTCACTGCATGACCCAGCAGCAGCCGGAAGGCGAAAAATGGAGCGGCGTTGAGCGATAG
- a CDS encoding PA2169 family four-helix-bundle protein: protein MLTNEQIGDALRKLSGTLRDGEKGFSEAAENAKDSSLKSMFSELSSQRASMASQLEPLVTQYGETPREGGSVGAALHRTWLNVRDAITGRDDAAVVAEAERGEDVAKGNYEEVLKEELPADVRSMVEAQYAQVKASHDKVRDLKHSMETAKS from the coding sequence ATGTTAACCAACGAACAGATCGGTGACGCCCTGCGGAAACTCTCGGGAACGCTGCGTGACGGCGAGAAGGGCTTCAGCGAGGCCGCCGAGAATGCCAAGGACAGCAGCCTGAAGAGCATGTTTTCGGAACTGAGCAGCCAGCGTGCTTCGATGGCGTCGCAGCTGGAACCGCTGGTGACGCAGTACGGCGAGACTCCGCGTGAGGGCGGCAGCGTGGGCGCGGCTCTGCACCGGACGTGGCTGAACGTGCGCGACGCGATTACCGGGCGCGACGACGCCGCCGTGGTGGCCGAAGCTGAACGCGGCGAAGACGTGGCAAAGGGCAACTACGAGGAAGTGCTGAAAGAAGAGCTGCCCGCCGACGTTCGCAGCATGGTCGAGGCGCAGTATGCCCAGGTCAAGGCCAGCCACGACAAGGTACGCGACCTGAAGCACTCGATGGAAACGGCCAAGTCTTGA
- a CDS encoding Type 1 glutamine amidotransferase-like domain-containing protein has product MNLLLTSAGIKNPSIHAALLDLLGKPIAEANALCIPTAGYGHPHTRPVNAWRFISGREPECPMTELGWKSVGVLELTALPSIGAERWLPWVRGADVLLVNGGDALYLCHWMRESGLFDLLPSLSETLWIGLSGGSMVMTPRIGQEFVGWKAPSGSDEALGVVDFSIFPHLDHEEMPGNNLAAAERWAARLAVPSYAIDDQTAIKVQGDTVEVISEGHWKHFLPASDTA; this is encoded by the coding sequence ATGAACCTACTGCTCACGTCCGCTGGTATCAAGAACCCCAGCATTCACGCCGCGCTGCTCGATCTCCTCGGCAAGCCCATCGCCGAAGCCAACGCCCTGTGTATTCCCACGGCGGGGTACGGACACCCGCACACCCGTCCTGTCAATGCCTGGCGCTTCATCAGCGGGCGCGAACCCGAATGCCCCATGACCGAGCTGGGGTGGAAGTCTGTGGGCGTGCTGGAACTCACGGCGCTGCCGAGCATCGGGGCAGAGCGCTGGCTGCCCTGGGTGCGCGGAGCGGACGTGCTGCTGGTCAATGGCGGCGATGCCCTGTATCTGTGCCACTGGATGCGCGAATCCGGGCTTTTCGACCTGTTGCCGTCGCTGAGTGAGACCTTGTGGATAGGCCTGAGTGGGGGAAGCATGGTGATGACGCCCAGGATTGGACAAGAGTTTGTCGGCTGGAAGGCACCGAGCGGCAGCGATGAAGCGCTGGGTGTGGTCGATTTCTCGATCTTTCCGCATCTCGATCACGAGGAGATGCCGGGAAATAACCTGGCCGCCGCAGAACGATGGGCCGCCCGGCTTGCGGTTCCGTCCTATGCCATCGACGATCAGACTGCCATCAAGGTGCAGGGCGACACGGTCGAAGTCATCTCCGAGGGTCACTGGAAGCACTTTCTGCCCGCCTCGGACACCGCCTGA
- a CDS encoding MarR family winged helix-turn-helix transcriptional regulator, producing MTNASPPPIPPSALSDDEISRFLRGIWRFNQALGQILKPKLEQQYGIDPKEYYLLHSIARGAVYPKVLADTLHLPFSLVSRHLDTLSKAGLLMRQLDPEDSRRVRLTLTPLGEEVLQGVRDVVHRSASERLRGLDSAALETLMHAIDLISGDADAAPFTAPSSEPLSEVEA from the coding sequence ATGACGAACGCTTCTCCTCCGCCCATTCCTCCCTCCGCCCTGAGCGACGACGAGATCAGCCGCTTTCTGCGCGGCATCTGGCGCTTCAATCAGGCGCTGGGTCAGATTCTCAAGCCCAAACTGGAGCAGCAGTACGGTATCGATCCCAAGGAGTATTACCTGCTGCACAGCATCGCCCGGGGCGCGGTGTATCCCAAGGTGCTGGCCGATACGCTGCACCTGCCCTTCAGTCTGGTCAGCCGCCACCTCGACACACTCAGCAAGGCCGGGCTGCTGATGCGCCAGCTCGACCCCGAAGATTCCCGCCGGGTGCGCCTGACCCTGACACCGCTGGGCGAAGAGGTGCTTCAGGGCGTGCGCGACGTGGTGCACCGCAGCGCCTCCGAGCGGCTGCGCGGCCTGGACAGCGCGGCGCTGGAAACCCTGATGCACGCCATTGATCTGATCAGTGGCGACGCCGACGCTGCACCCTTCACCGCTCCATCTTCCGAGCCGCTTTCCGAGGTAGAAGCATGA
- a CDS encoding MDR family MFS transporter, translated as MTTRSNTSSVPAPPETAAAPSPAFIPSFTQQEKTITLVALMVVFLLSALDQTIVSTAMPRIIAQLHGLNLYSWVTTAYLLASTVMVPIYGKLGDLFGRKPILVVGVSLFLIGSALCGMAGEPFLGNLFGGGMVQLIVFRAFQGLGGAALFTSAFAILADMYPPAERAKFGGLFGAVFGLASVIGPAIGGFLTDHGTATLLGYHIEGWRWVFYVNLPLGILSLFMILVKMPSLTHKATGKIDFLGAALIILTTVPLLLALTWGGTTYAWGSARIVGLLALSAVSLLLFLWAETRTKDPILPLELFRLPVFALSNLAAFVIGMAFLGVVMFLPLFMQLVLGISATNSGFSLLPLMLGLILASVLSGTLVARTGKYKPFMIGGGLILLLGVWLLTGIGVHTTQLDLAWRMFVVGLGLGPSQSLYNLAVQNAVPRHQMGVATSSSQFFRQIGSTIGTAIFGALLISNLSVQLPKYLPATAHVDTSSINMGSLMGGGKQNSNDQVAAAVNAQYAQIEKAFRGDAAATAAILANPQTPAELKTSLQNGGLKAKVHVQLVNQAAALERALAGGEAGRQALLKTNLPAALKTQLQAIPAAALATPQAAQATAKQASAALLAQEPQAVEAATTQALVQVKSALTTQAAKVARQVEDGTKQAFSHSVTAMFGTSIFIILIGFIITLFIPGLPLRQNAPKDGEAAPVAAH; from the coding sequence ATGACCACCCGTTCCAACACTTCTTCGGTGCCCGCGCCCCCCGAGACGGCGGCTGCACCCTCGCCCGCCTTTATTCCCAGCTTCACCCAGCAGGAAAAGACCATCACGCTGGTCGCCCTGATGGTGGTGTTTCTGCTCAGTGCCCTCGATCAGACCATCGTGAGCACCGCCATGCCGCGCATCATCGCGCAGCTTCACGGGCTGAATCTGTACAGCTGGGTCACGACCGCGTATCTGCTCGCCAGCACCGTCATGGTGCCGATTTACGGCAAACTGGGCGACCTGTTCGGGCGCAAACCCATTCTGGTGGTCGGCGTCTCGCTCTTTCTGATCGGCTCGGCGCTGTGCGGCATGGCCGGAGAACCCTTTCTGGGCAACCTGTTCGGCGGCGGCATGGTGCAGCTCATCGTGTTCCGGGCCTTTCAGGGGCTGGGCGGCGCGGCGCTGTTCACCAGTGCGTTTGCCATCCTGGCCGACATGTACCCGCCTGCCGAACGCGCCAAATTCGGCGGTCTGTTCGGCGCGGTCTTCGGACTGGCGAGCGTGATTGGCCCGGCCATCGGCGGCTTTCTGACCGACCACGGCACCGCCACGCTGCTGGGCTACCACATCGAGGGCTGGCGCTGGGTGTTTTACGTCAATCTGCCGCTGGGCATCCTCAGCCTGTTCATGATCCTGGTCAAGATGCCCAGCCTGACGCACAAGGCCACCGGAAAAATCGACTTCCTGGGCGCGGCCCTGATCATTCTGACCACCGTGCCGCTGCTGCTGGCCCTGACCTGGGGCGGCACCACCTACGCCTGGGGAAGCGCCCGCATCGTGGGCCTGCTGGCCCTGAGCGCTGTCAGCCTGCTGCTGTTCCTGTGGGCCGAAACGCGCACCAAAGACCCGATTCTGCCGCTCGAACTGTTCCGCCTGCCGGTCTTCGCGCTGTCCAATCTGGCGGCCTTCGTGATCGGCATGGCCTTTCTGGGCGTCGTGATGTTCCTGCCGCTGTTCATGCAGCTCGTGCTGGGCATCAGCGCCACCAACAGCGGCTTCTCGCTGCTGCCCCTGATGCTGGGTCTGATTCTGGCGTCGGTGCTGTCGGGTACGCTGGTGGCCCGCACCGGCAAGTACAAGCCCTTCATGATCGGCGGCGGCCTGATTCTGCTGCTGGGCGTGTGGCTGCTGACGGGTATCGGCGTTCATACAACCCAGCTCGATCTGGCGTGGCGGATGTTCGTGGTGGGGCTGGGGCTGGGGCCGAGTCAGAGCCTGTATAATCTGGCGGTTCAGAACGCCGTCCCGCGTCATCAGATGGGCGTGGCGACCAGCAGCAGCCAGTTTTTCCGGCAGATCGGCAGCACCATCGGCACCGCCATCTTCGGCGCACTCCTGATCAGCAATCTGTCGGTGCAGCTTCCCAAGTACCTGCCCGCCACCGCGCACGTCGATACCAGCAGCATCAATATGGGCAGCCTGATGGGCGGCGGCAAGCAGAACAGCAACGATCAGGTTGCGGCGGCAGTCAACGCGCAGTACGCCCAGATCGAGAAGGCGTTCCGGGGCGACGCGGCGGCGACGGCAGCGATTCTCGCCAACCCGCAGACGCCCGCCGAACTCAAGACCTCGCTGCAAAACGGCGGCCTGAAAGCCAAGGTACACGTGCAGCTCGTGAATCAGGCGGCGGCGTTAGAGCGGGCATTGGCGGGCGGTGAGGCCGGGCGTCAGGCGCTGCTCAAGACGAACCTTCCCGCCGCGCTGAAAACCCAGCTTCAGGCCATTCCCGCTGCGGCGCTCGCCACCCCGCAGGCAGCGCAGGCCACCGCAAAACAGGCGTCGGCGGCGCTGCTGGCCCAGGAACCGCAGGCGGTGGAGGCGGCGACCACTCAGGCGCTCGTACAGGTGAAGTCGGCCCTCACGACGCAGGCGGCCAAGGTCGCCAGGCAGGTGGAGGACGGCACCAAGCAGGCGTTCTCGCACTCGGTCACGGCGATGTTCGGCACCAGCATTTTCATCATCCTGATCGGTTTCATCATCACGCTGTTCATTCCCGGTCTGCCACTGCGCCAGAACGCGCCCAAAGACGGTGAAGCGGCTCCGGTGGCGGCGCACTGA